In Paenibacillus sp. 1781tsa1, one DNA window encodes the following:
- a CDS encoding DUF4227 family protein: MIISVRRGLRFIRFIIFFAALVYLFYHVLDLFNGWISPVDQYQMPTGNAIKVFQETDWPGNGEGRPTMAERLRLFYWYGE, encoded by the coding sequence ATGATTATATCAGTGCGGAGAGGGCTCCGTTTTATTCGATTTATTATATTTTTTGCTGCACTAGTCTATCTGTTCTATCATGTTCTGGATCTGTTCAATGGCTGGATCTCACCTGTGGACCAGTATCAGATGCCGACTGGCAATGCAATCAAAGTATTTCAGGAAACGGATTGGCCGGGTAATGGAGAAGGACGTCCTACGATGGCAGAGCGTCTCCGTTTGTTCTATTGGTACGGGGAGTAG
- a CDS encoding Fur family transcriptional regulator, giving the protein MEARIDKIKQQLQSQGYKLTPQREATLRVLLENEEDHLSAEDVFMLVKEKAPEIGLATVYRTLELLSELHVVEKINFGDGVARYDLRGDTSKHHHHHLICVQCGSMDEIREDWLGPLEERLEREFNFSVVDHRLDFHGICYRCKAKNEQKPKDEE; this is encoded by the coding sequence ATGGAAGCACGGATTGATAAAATTAAGCAGCAACTACAGTCCCAAGGATATAAATTAACGCCCCAGCGGGAAGCCACCTTAAGAGTACTTCTTGAGAATGAAGAAGATCATCTGAGCGCAGAAGACGTATTCATGCTCGTTAAAGAAAAGGCTCCCGAAATCGGTCTGGCAACCGTGTACCGTACCCTCGAACTGCTGAGTGAGCTGCATGTTGTAGAGAAAATCAACTTCGGCGACGGTGTAGCGCGTTATGATCTGCGCGGAGATACATCCAAGCATCACCATCATCACTTAATCTGTGTTCAATGCGGAAGTATGGATGAAATACGTGAAGACTGGCTTGGACCGCTTGAAGAACGTTTGGAGCGGGAATTCAACTTTTCGGTAGTAGATCACCGACTGGACTTTCATGGAATTTGTTATCGTTGCAAAGCTAAAAATGAACAGAAACCCAAAGATGAAGAATAA
- the spoIIM gene encoding stage II sporulation protein M, which yields MRSSYFTFKGQTSLYVFVAVLFLVGVIFGALMVNALSLDQRQDLEGYLGNFFMTVQHSAQLTETGAYWDIAMLHLKWVGLIFILGLSVVGLPGILVLDFLKGVLIGFTVGYLVGQYSWKGLLFALVSVAPHNLFVIPILLICSVAAMTFSLYIIRNRVLMQRTPGRQRPFASYIVLTLVMAAMLLGVASFETWVTPAMMRWVTPMLLPA from the coding sequence ATGCGCTCATCCTACTTTACATTTAAAGGTCAGACTTCGTTATATGTATTCGTGGCTGTCTTGTTTCTGGTCGGCGTCATTTTTGGCGCGCTTATGGTGAATGCATTGTCTCTTGATCAACGCCAGGATCTGGAGGGTTATCTCGGCAATTTCTTCATGACCGTGCAGCACAGTGCACAGCTAACAGAGACCGGGGCCTATTGGGACATCGCCATGCTTCATCTAAAGTGGGTAGGTCTGATCTTTATTCTGGGTTTATCCGTCGTTGGACTACCCGGTATACTGGTTCTGGATTTTCTGAAAGGTGTGCTCATTGGATTCACTGTGGGTTACCTGGTTGGGCAGTACTCCTGGAAAGGGCTGCTGTTTGCACTGGTTTCCGTGGCACCACATAATCTATTTGTCATTCCAATCCTTCTGATCTGCAGTGTGGCAGCAATGACGTTCTCGTTATACATCATTCGCAATCGTGTTTTGATGCAGCGAACACCTGGTCGACAAAGGCCTTTTGCTTCATATATAGTGTTAACTTTGGTTATGGCTGCAATGCTGCTCGGCGTGGCGTCTTTTGAAACATGGGTTACACCTGCGATGATGCGCTGGGTCACGCCAATGCTACTACCGGCCTAA
- a CDS encoding endonuclease Q family protein encodes MNDQLETSTMWEPCYTDLHIHIGRTSRGEAVKISGSRDLTFENIAREASDRKGIHLLGVIDCHSPVVQMDIEQLLESGTMSEIEGGGIAYQDTTILLGTEIELREPGMREFHMLAYFRDLKTMKSFTDWMKRYMKNVNLSSQRVYVPALEMQSEIKARGGLVVPAHVFTPHKGIYGSTAPRMSDVLDTSLVDAVELGLSSDSSMASYIRELDHVPFLTNSDAHSLGKIGREYNELQVATPSFDEFRMALQGEAGRSIAANYGLNPRLGKYHRTYCAACGSIMDEQAMSAERCPHCGSLKLVQGVLDRILAISDRENPHVPANRPAYHYQVPLEFIPGLGKAKLRQLLDHFGTEMNVLHRTREEELAVVVGPVLAGLIVAARNGQLELSTGGGGTYGKVAVQVKSSD; translated from the coding sequence ATGAATGACCAACTGGAAACGTCCACGATGTGGGAGCCCTGTTATACAGACCTGCATATTCACATTGGACGAACCTCTCGCGGTGAGGCCGTAAAAATCAGCGGCAGTCGCGATTTGACATTTGAGAATATTGCCCGGGAAGCATCGGATCGCAAAGGAATTCATTTGCTTGGTGTTATTGATTGTCATTCTCCGGTTGTACAGATGGATATTGAACAATTGCTGGAGAGTGGTACGATGTCCGAGATTGAGGGCGGCGGTATTGCCTACCAGGACACCACCATTCTGCTGGGTACCGAAATTGAGCTGCGCGAGCCTGGAATGCGTGAGTTCCATATGCTGGCGTACTTCCGTGATCTGAAAACGATGAAGTCCTTCACGGACTGGATGAAACGTTATATGAAAAATGTGAACCTTAGTTCTCAGCGTGTCTACGTGCCCGCTCTAGAGATGCAGTCTGAGATTAAGGCGCGTGGTGGACTAGTTGTGCCCGCACATGTGTTTACACCGCACAAAGGCATCTATGGTAGTACTGCGCCCCGTATGAGCGATGTGCTGGATACTAGTCTCGTGGATGCGGTAGAGCTGGGGTTAAGCTCGGATTCATCCATGGCCAGTTATATTCGGGAGTTGGATCATGTACCGTTTCTGACCAATTCGGATGCCCATTCACTCGGTAAGATTGGACGGGAGTATAACGAACTGCAAGTTGCTACCCCTTCTTTTGATGAATTCCGCATGGCTCTTCAAGGAGAAGCTGGCAGGAGCATTGCTGCCAATTATGGTCTGAATCCAAGACTGGGTAAGTACCATCGTACTTACTGTGCAGCCTGTGGCAGTATTATGGATGAGCAGGCGATGTCGGCAGAGCGCTGTCCTCACTGTGGCAGTCTGAAGCTGGTTCAGGGGGTGTTGGACCGCATTCTGGCCATCTCTGATCGGGAGAATCCTCATGTTCCTGCTAACAGACCCGCCTATCATTATCAGGTACCACTGGAGTTCATTCCGGGACTTGGCAAAGCCAAACTGCGTCAGTTACTGGACCATTTTGGTACAGAAATGAATGTACTTCATCGTACGCGTGAGGAAGAACTTGCTGTGGTTGTTGGACCTGTGTTGGCAGGACTTATTGTGGCCGCACGGAATGGACAACTGGAGCTGTCCACCGGAGGTGGAGGAACGTACGGGAAGGTTGCTGTTCAGGTAAAATCGTCAGATTAG
- a CDS encoding NUDIX domain-containing protein: protein MKPNQSAQSIHAAQPANPKLDEVTVSTKPIFEGKVISLQVDTVKLPNGETATREIIRHPGAVAVLALNGDRMLVVDQYRQAMGRTEVEIPAGKLDPGEEPEVAAARELREETGYVAKSLRHLRSFYTSPGFADEIIHLYIAEELEAGDMELDEDEFLEVSEITLEEAYELMDDNRISDAKTMMAVYAWDLYRTTGRF, encoded by the coding sequence ATGAAACCAAACCAATCTGCCCAATCCATCCATGCAGCGCAACCTGCCAATCCGAAGTTGGATGAAGTGACCGTATCCACCAAGCCAATCTTCGAGGGGAAAGTGATTTCACTACAGGTCGATACCGTTAAACTGCCGAACGGTGAGACGGCTACACGAGAAATAATCCGGCACCCTGGAGCAGTAGCTGTACTCGCTCTGAATGGGGATCGCATGCTTGTAGTGGATCAGTATCGTCAGGCAATGGGACGCACCGAAGTGGAGATTCCTGCGGGAAAACTGGACCCGGGAGAAGAGCCGGAAGTGGCGGCCGCACGTGAATTGCGAGAAGAGACGGGATATGTGGCCAAGTCGTTGCGTCATCTGCGTTCGTTCTACACGTCACCAGGATTCGCAGATGAGATCATTCATCTATACATCGCTGAAGAGTTGGAAGCCGGAGATATGGAACTGGACGAAGATGAATTTCTTGAAGTATCCGAGATCACACTGGAGGAAGCTTACGAACTCATGGACGACAACCGGATTAGCGATGCTAAAACGATGATGGCTGTGTACGCGTGGGACCTCTACAGAACGACAGGACGGTTCTAG
- the mciZ gene encoding Z-ring formation inhibitor MciZ produces the protein MNSYLTPKSVHVVGQARQVQLILKQWLHEWGPDAKLSDLLAGRKSMGH, from the coding sequence ATGAACAGTTATTTGACGCCTAAATCCGTACACGTGGTAGGACAAGCCCGGCAAGTACAGCTCATACTCAAGCAATGGTTGCACGAGTGGGGACCGGATGCCAAATTAAGTGATCTGCTCGCTGGACGTAAATCAATGGGTCATTGA
- a CDS encoding M20/M25/M40 family metallo-hydrolase codes for MIKQQRVIDQFMELVQINSETKNEQNISKVLKEQFADLGLHVYEDDTMEQTEHGAGNLVITWEAEGTDGVAPIFFTCHMDTVTPGQGIKPELGEDGWIRSDGTTILGADDKAGIAAMFEAIRVIQENKIPHGKIQFVITVGEESGLVGARAMNSKDIDAEFGYALDSNGAVGTICVAAPARAEIQMSIYGKSAHAGVNPEDGISAIQVAAKAIAAMTLGRIDDETTANIGKFQGGSPLNVVCDFVQLEAEARSIVQEKVELQIAQMRDALETTCRKYGATAEFRSEILYPAFGFHDEHEVVQLAQRAIRSIGLETHTFASGGGSDANIFNGFGIPTANLAVGYEDIHTTKERIRAEDIVKLSEVVIAIIQETATDKK; via the coding sequence GTGATTAAACAACAACGTGTTATTGATCAGTTCATGGAACTGGTGCAGATTAATAGTGAAACAAAAAATGAACAGAACATCTCGAAGGTGTTAAAAGAACAGTTTGCAGACCTCGGTCTACATGTCTATGAGGACGACACCATGGAGCAAACCGAACATGGCGCCGGAAATCTCGTTATTACCTGGGAAGCCGAAGGAACAGATGGCGTTGCACCGATCTTTTTCACATGTCATATGGACACCGTAACGCCGGGACAGGGAATTAAGCCTGAACTCGGTGAAGATGGCTGGATTCGCAGTGATGGAACAACGATCCTGGGAGCAGATGACAAGGCAGGGATTGCGGCAATGTTCGAAGCGATTCGTGTGATTCAGGAAAACAAGATTCCACATGGTAAAATTCAATTTGTCATTACGGTGGGCGAAGAGTCTGGCCTAGTAGGCGCACGTGCCATGAATTCAAAGGATATCGATGCCGAGTTCGGCTATGCGCTGGACTCCAACGGAGCTGTAGGTACGATTTGTGTAGCTGCACCAGCCAGAGCTGAAATTCAAATGAGCATCTATGGTAAGTCTGCACACGCGGGAGTGAACCCGGAAGACGGAATCAGCGCCATTCAGGTTGCGGCCAAAGCAATTGCAGCGATGACACTGGGCAGAATTGATGATGAGACAACAGCAAACATTGGAAAATTCCAGGGTGGGTCACCACTCAACGTGGTATGTGACTTTGTACAGCTTGAAGCGGAAGCACGCAGTATTGTGCAGGAGAAAGTCGAATTGCAGATTGCACAGATGCGTGACGCGCTGGAAACGACATGTCGTAAATACGGTGCAACGGCTGAATTCAGAAGTGAGATCCTGTATCCCGCATTTGGTTTCCATGATGAACATGAGGTTGTACAGCTTGCACAGCGTGCCATCCGCAGTATTGGGCTGGAGACTCATACGTTCGCTTCTGGTGGGGGCAGTGATGCCAACATCTTTAACGGATTTGGCATTCCAACCGCGAACCTGGCGGTAGGGTATGAGGATATTCATACAACCAAAGAACGCATTCGTGCCGAAGACATTGTAAAGTTGTCCGAGGTGGTTATCGCTATTATTCAGGAAACGGCAACAGACAAGAAATAA
- the prli42 gene encoding stressosome-associated protein Prli42 has protein sequence MQKKKWFKIIIYLMLIAMIGSTLFIALEPLLFG, from the coding sequence ATGCAAAAAAAGAAATGGTTCAAAATCATCATCTATCTCATGCTGATCGCCATGATCGGGTCCACCCTTTTCATAGCTCTCGAACCGTTGCTGTTCGGATAG
- the lipB gene encoding lipoyl(octanoyl) transferase LipB encodes MSKPLDVAYLPMLDYEEAWNRQKAIVQRLDEGEGAEQMLLLQHPPTYTIGSQNHPEHLLLSPEELREQGISLFQIDRGGDITYHGPGQLVGYPLLILGRDEDLDLHGYLRKLEQVLMDYLADQGIEAGRKEGYTGVWIGDMKIAAIGIKFNRCKHRRGFVTSHGFAFNISSGIQHAGFQGIVPCGIEQYGVTSLEDITGKSYTVEQVARDIVPYFNRIFPYQINWISEKEALQRL; translated from the coding sequence ATGAGCAAGCCGCTGGATGTTGCATACCTACCGATGCTTGATTATGAAGAGGCTTGGAACCGCCAGAAAGCGATTGTGCAGCGATTGGACGAGGGCGAGGGAGCCGAGCAGATGCTGCTGTTACAGCACCCGCCAACGTATACGATTGGTTCACAAAATCATCCGGAGCATCTGCTTCTCAGTCCGGAAGAGTTGCGTGAGCAAGGGATTTCTTTGTTTCAAATTGACCGCGGCGGTGATATTACTTATCATGGCCCAGGTCAGTTGGTAGGTTACCCGTTATTGATTCTTGGTCGGGATGAAGACTTGGATTTACACGGATATTTACGGAAACTTGAACAGGTACTTATGGATTATCTCGCAGACCAGGGCATCGAAGCCGGACGCAAAGAGGGTTATACGGGTGTGTGGATTGGCGATATGAAGATTGCTGCGATCGGCATCAAGTTTAATCGCTGCAAACACCGCCGCGGTTTCGTGACCAGTCACGGGTTTGCTTTTAACATCAGTTCAGGCATTCAACATGCTGGGTTTCAGGGGATTGTTCCTTGTGGAATTGAGCAGTATGGCGTTACCTCACTGGAGGATATAACAGGCAAGTCTTATACAGTGGAGCAGGTAGCACGCGATATTGTTCCGTACTTTAATCGCATTTTTCCATATCAAATCAATTGGATTAGCGAAAAAGAAGCCCTTCAACGGCTGTAA